One stretch of Zhihengliuella flava DNA includes these proteins:
- a CDS encoding histidine phosphatase family protein produces the protein MANTLVMVRHGQTDWNAAGKLQGQVDIPLNEAGRQQAREAIAELHELGRAVGGWDVVVSSPLGRAAETAQIIADGLALPLGETDLGLIERSFGSAEGAEVWGLTDEEKESLFAVAEPEAEVAARGIDALRRTAQLYPGRNVLVVAHGTLIRLTLNELTGSEYPRIDNCEAVEVDTTLIVEPAV, from the coding sequence ATGGCGAACACACTGGTGATGGTGCGGCACGGGCAGACCGACTGGAACGCGGCGGGCAAGCTGCAGGGTCAGGTGGATATCCCGCTGAACGAGGCGGGGCGTCAGCAAGCGCGCGAGGCCATCGCCGAGCTGCACGAGCTGGGACGCGCGGTGGGCGGCTGGGACGTCGTCGTCTCCTCGCCGCTGGGCCGCGCAGCCGAGACGGCGCAGATCATCGCGGACGGACTGGCCCTTCCGCTCGGAGAAACCGACCTAGGGCTCATTGAGCGGTCCTTCGGTTCCGCCGAGGGGGCCGAGGTGTGGGGCCTGACCGACGAGGAGAAGGAGTCCCTCTTCGCCGTTGCCGAGCCGGAGGCTGAGGTGGCCGCTCGCGGGATCGATGCCCTGCGGCGGACCGCGCAGCTGTATCCCGGACGCAACGTCCTGGTCGTGGCGCACGGGACGCTGATCCGGCTGACGCTGAACGAGCTCACCGGCTCCGAATACCCGCGGATCGATAATTGTGAGGCCGTCGAGGTGGACACCACGCTGATCGTCGAGCCCGCGGTGTAG
- a CDS encoding methylated-DNA--[protein]-cysteine S-methyltransferase — protein MTPGMHDRADTTVGDAAAEEDARHVAALRRQLVGAAEAAGIVDVAYRVVDSPVGPLLVAATEDGLVRVAFSSEGHESVLEHLSQSISPRVLQAPGRLDDAARQLEAYFTGRSQTFDLRVDLRRSTPFRRRVQEYLPLIEFGQTASYRQVAEQVGSPRAVRAVGTACATNPLPIVIPCHRVLRSDGGLGGYLGGTDAKAELLALEGHPPAGSGQGLLL, from the coding sequence ATGACGCCGGGAATGCATGACCGGGCGGACACCACCGTGGGGGACGCCGCAGCGGAGGAGGACGCGCGGCACGTCGCAGCGCTCCGGCGCCAGCTGGTGGGGGCCGCGGAGGCGGCCGGCATCGTCGACGTCGCCTACCGGGTGGTCGATTCCCCCGTGGGGCCGCTGCTGGTGGCGGCCACGGAGGACGGTTTGGTGCGGGTGGCGTTTTCCAGCGAGGGGCACGAGTCCGTGCTGGAACACCTCAGCCAGAGCATCAGCCCCCGCGTGTTGCAGGCGCCGGGGCGGCTCGACGACGCCGCACGCCAGTTGGAGGCGTACTTCACCGGCCGCAGCCAGACCTTTGACCTGCGGGTCGACTTGCGGCGCTCCACGCCGTTTCGCAGGCGGGTGCAGGAGTACCTGCCGCTGATCGAGTTCGGACAGACCGCCTCGTACCGTCAGGTGGCCGAGCAGGTCGGTAGCCCGCGGGCCGTGCGCGCCGTCGGGACCGCCTGCGCCACCAACCCGCTGCCGATCGTCATCCCGTGCCACCGGGTGTTGCGCAGCGACGGTGGGCTCGGCGGGTATCTCGGCGGCACGGACGCCAAAGCGGAGCTGCTGGCTCTCGAGGGCCACCCGCCAGCGGGGTCAGGCCAGGGGCTGTTGCTATGA
- a CDS encoding LapA family protein, translated as MAAKETTPEKNEPLETTGTQDAGTTPDIELAPTKQETPKKKPEETPAEYQDRMTTTRSGAIWATTIVSLIVLVLLIIFIYQNPQDTSLNYFGWSGSINVGVLVLGSAVAGGIIVALAGAARIIALKAQKRRQRKASRQQRG; from the coding sequence ATGGCCGCCAAGGAGACGACGCCGGAGAAGAACGAGCCGCTGGAGACCACCGGTACGCAGGACGCCGGAACCACCCCGGACATTGAGCTGGCCCCCACCAAACAGGAAACTCCGAAGAAGAAGCCGGAGGAGACCCCGGCGGAGTACCAGGACCGGATGACCACCACGCGCTCCGGTGCTATCTGGGCCACCACCATCGTCTCCCTGATCGTGCTGGTGCTCCTGATCATCTTCATCTACCAGAACCCGCAGGACACGTCCCTGAATTACTTCGGGTGGTCCGGTTCCATCAACGTGGGCGTCTTGGTGCTGGGATCGGCGGTGGCTGGCGGCATCATTGTGGCCCTCGCGGGCGCGGCACGGATCATCGCCTTGAAGGCCCAGAAGCGTCGCCAGCGTAAGGCCTCCCGCCAGCAGCGGGGCTAA
- a CDS encoding alpha-ketoglutarate-dependent dioxygenase AlkB family protein produces MSRALFDADFGDRAPRLLAPGAVHVPGWLEPEAQRWIAEQFRRWAAGPVPPRGARIRGHEMSVKTVCLGWHWQPYRYSRTADDVNGRPVLDLPDWMVRMGRRALADVEQDPAVAAFAGESATYRPDTALANFYTESASMGMHQDKDEKSGAPVVSISLGDACTFRLGNPEHRGRPYRDILLASGDLLIFGGPSRFAYHGVTKVHPGTAPADCGVEGGRINITLRETGLSG; encoded by the coding sequence ATGAGTCGCGCGCTGTTCGACGCCGACTTTGGCGACCGTGCGCCGCGGCTCCTCGCGCCCGGGGCCGTGCACGTGCCCGGGTGGTTGGAACCGGAGGCCCAGCGGTGGATTGCCGAGCAGTTCCGCCGCTGGGCGGCCGGGCCGGTCCCTCCGCGCGGGGCCCGCATCCGGGGGCATGAAATGTCGGTGAAGACCGTCTGCCTCGGCTGGCACTGGCAGCCCTACCGGTACTCCCGCACGGCGGACGATGTGAACGGCCGCCCGGTGCTGGACCTGCCGGACTGGATGGTGCGCATGGGCCGCCGCGCGCTCGCCGACGTCGAGCAGGACCCAGCGGTGGCCGCCTTCGCGGGCGAGTCCGCGACGTACCGACCGGACACCGCGCTGGCGAACTTTTACACCGAGTCCGCCAGCATGGGCATGCACCAGGACAAGGATGAGAAGTCCGGCGCGCCCGTCGTGTCCATTTCCCTCGGCGATGCGTGCACGTTCCGCCTCGGGAATCCTGAACACCGTGGCAGGCCATACCGGGACATTCTCCTCGCCTCGGGCGACCTGCTGATCTTTGGCGGGCCCTCCCGCTTCGCCTATCACGGGGTGACTAAGGTCCACCCGGGCACCGCCCCCGCGGACTGCGGCGTCGAGGGCGGCCGCATCAACATCACCCTGCGGGAGACGGGCCTGAGCGGCTAA
- a CDS encoding RNA polymerase sigma factor has translation MSPRPAAALPPFESVVQQHGVAVLRLCRAHVGAQEADDVWQETFLAALRAYGQGLEIADYQAWLIRIARNKAIDHLRAAGRRPEPVAEVGDDVAAAVPDVADPDASVWADVARLPPKQRQCLGYRYLGGLSYAQTAEILGGTAAAARRAAADGIATLRRQQQESTEQRTAEGSTS, from the coding sequence GTGAGTCCCCGGCCAGCCGCTGCGCTGCCGCCGTTCGAATCCGTGGTGCAGCAGCACGGGGTCGCCGTGCTGCGGCTCTGCCGCGCCCACGTGGGCGCCCAGGAGGCCGACGACGTCTGGCAGGAAACGTTCCTCGCCGCGCTGCGCGCCTACGGGCAGGGACTCGAGATTGCGGATTATCAGGCGTGGTTGATTCGGATCGCTCGCAACAAGGCCATCGATCACCTGCGTGCGGCGGGGCGCCGCCCGGAGCCCGTCGCCGAGGTGGGCGACGACGTGGCCGCCGCCGTGCCGGACGTGGCCGATCCGGACGCGTCCGTGTGGGCCGACGTCGCCCGGTTGCCCCCGAAACAGCGCCAGTGCCTCGGGTACCGGTACCTCGGTGGGCTGAGTTACGCGCAGACCGCCGAGATCCTCGGCGGGACGGCGGCGGCAGCGCGCCGGGCGGCCGCTGATGGCATCGCCACGCTCCGGCGCCAACAGCAGGAAAGCACAGAGCAACGGACGGCAGAGGGGAGCACGTCATGA